A window of Zingiber officinale cultivar Zhangliang chromosome 5A, Zo_v1.1, whole genome shotgun sequence contains these coding sequences:
- the LOC121982435 gene encoding uncharacterized transporter jhp_1155-like, translating into MALAVDSDGSGRGFGGGEIHVVEMAAESSSAVDEVSPLLTADGSGDERPRMTIFSVSYPRKKPAKESAYSSTDPEINFLVQIVSWIWSGSRHSGILCVCSSSIIYSIIEVLLDIFPDRSSPVYQTLFTRCSILFIVSLLWLRRTGHPLCIPTHAKTILLLRSLTGSVSLLSFIYSVQNLPVSYAVMLNFATPIMASLGAIIILREKLPLPYIGGLVCSFLGLFLIFQPVLLMGGDSVANGEKHALFAILIGIFSTILGGVSYCLVRAGAKATDQPMYTVLSFAILALPLSAILILVNQEFVVPDLFTFLLAITLGVLAFLAEVLLARGLHLDKIAKTTNVLYLKVLLSQMWSLTFKGASPTLNKLIGCLLILASICGTSYIALEKEND; encoded by the exons ATGGCGTTGGCCGTTGACAGCGACGGGAGCGGGAGGGGATTCGGCGGCGGAGAGATACACGTGGTGGAGATGGCGGCGGAGTCATCTTCGGCCGTCGATGAGGTCTCCCCCCTCCTGACGGCGGACGGCTCTGGAGATGAGCGACCAAGGATGACCATATTCTCCGTCTCCTATCCCAGGAAGAAACCCGCCAAG GAATCGGCATATAGCTCGACGGATCCAGAAATTAATTTTCTTGTTCAGATTGTCTCATGGATTTGGAGTGGCTCTAGGCATTCTGGGATTCTCTGCGTGTGTTCTTCTTCGATTATCTATAGCATTATCGAAGTGTTGCTAGACATTTTTCCAG ATAGATCATCTCCAGTATATCAGACTCTATTTACTAGATGTTCAATCCTTTTCATTGTTTCACTTCTATGGTTGAGAAGGACTGGTCATCCTCTTTGCATTCCAACACATGCAAAGACTATACTACTGCTGAGATCACTCACTGGGTCTGTTTCATTGTTGAGCTTCATCTATAG TGTCCAAAATCTACCTGTGTCCTATGCAGTTATGTTGAATTTTGCAACCCCGATCATGGCATCACTTGGAGCAATAATCATCTTACGGGAGAAATTGCCTCTTCCTTACATTGGAG GTTTAGTTTGCAGTTTTCTTGGTCTATTCTTGATTTTTCAACCTGTGCTTCTTATGGGAG GTGACAGTGTCGCCAATGGAGAAAAGCATGCCTTGTTTGCTATTTTAATTGGTATATTTTCAACAATTCTGGGTGGAGTTAGCTACTGTCTTGTACGTGCTGGTGCAAAGGCAACGGATCAACCCAT GTACACAGTTCTTTCATTTGCAATACTTGCTCTTCCTCTCTCAGCCATACTCATTTTGGTAAATCAG GAATTTGTTGTACCCGATCTATTCACTTTTCTCCTGGCAATCACGCTTGGTGTCTTGGCATTTCTTGCAGAG GTGCTTCTAGCTCGTGGGCTTCACCTAGACAAAATAGCTAAAACTACAAACGTTCTTTACTTAAAG GTGCTTTTATCGCAAATGTGGAGCCTGACTTTCAAGGGGGCCTCTCCAACTTTAAACAAACTCATTGGATGTTTGCTCATTTTGGCTTCCATCTGCGGCACTTCCTATATTGCTCTGGAAAAGGAAAATGATTGA